The Salvelinus sp. IW2-2015 unplaced genomic scaffold, ASM291031v2 Un_scaffold1077, whole genome shotgun sequence genome window below encodes:
- the LOC112069671 gene encoding uncharacterized protein, whose amino-acid sequence MAACRETRRSWKIHCAFAVFILLQLFPLNCISAPLEPEKDSVEVQPPLNPGVVGSDHSLPLATASKGAAAADSTGTTDSKADTVTNDKARTSIEVDDTAVIKAVTSDVKDAAATPNESATPIKDATTPIKDATAPLEDATTPIKDATTPLEDATTPIKDATTPIKDATTPIKDANTPIKDATTPIKDANTPIKDANTPIKDANTPIKDAPIEGVTAYVAPATKGEVIAESTAIIAETTVGKFAITADKNKTKLDKSGLTPEKLPPKPADSDADAAPAMTAAPATSTTTVKAPEPAKPILEKPSPASNTKLVGPMDATEDEQESDLVPVNTLESQTETDMYGRENEEEGGEDDYDKVPLDQNQNFGSQDLNEENDDGMVDADDDQVVLSPAKSAGKIDVRMKDTNIYTTQDEDSHFFFHLVILAFLVAIVYITYHNKRKIFLLAQSRRWRDGLCSRNNVEYHRLDQNVNDAMPSLKMTQXYIF is encoded by the exons ATGGCGGCTTGCAGGGAGACGAGACGCAGCTGGAAAATTCACTGTGCATTTGCTGTGTTTATCTTGTTACAACTATTTCCTCTCAACTGTATTTCGGCACCGCTGGAACCCGAAAAAG ACTCAGTTGAGGTTCAACCACCTCTGAATCCAGGAGTTGTTGGTTCAGATCACTCCTTGCCTTTGGCAACTGCCAGCAAGGGTGCAGCAGCAGCTGACAGCACTGGCACAACAGACAGCAAGGCAGACACAGTAACCAATGACAAAGCTAGAACATCTATCGAGGTTGATGACACAGCAGTCATTAAGGCTGTAACATCAGACGTAAAGGATGCTGCTGCTACACCCAATGAGAGTGCTACACCTATCAAAGACGCTACCACACCCATCAAGGATGCTACCGCACCTTTAGAAGACGCTACCACACCCATCAAGGATGCTACCACACCTTTAGAAGACGCTACCACACCCATCAAGGATGCTACCACACCCATCAAGGATGCTACCACACCCATCAAGGATGCTAACACACCCATCAAGGATGCTACCACACCCATCAAGGATGCTAACACACCCATCAAGGATGCTAACACACCCATCAAGGATGCTAACACACCCATCAAGGATGCACCTATCGAGGGTGTAACAGCATATGTCGCACCGGCCACCAAAGGGGAGGTTATAGCTGAATCCACTGCCATTATTGCTGAAACAACTGTTGGCAAGTTTGCAATAACTGCAGACAAGAACAAAACCAAATTAGATAAATCAGGACTGACTCCTGAAAAACTACCTCCCAAACCTGCTGATTCAGATGCTGATGCTGCCCCGGCCATGACTGCAGCTCCAGccaccagcaccaccacagtCAAAGCCCCAGAGCCTGCCAAGCCCATCCTGGAGAAACCAAGCCCTGCCTCCAACACCAAGCTCGTCGGCCCCATGGACGCAACAGAGGATGAGCAAGAGAGCGATCTAGTGCCTGTCAACACCCTGGAGTCCCAGACCGAGACAGACATGTACGGCAGAGAAAATGAGGAAGAAGGTGGTGAAGATGACTATGATAAGGTCCCTCTGGACCAGAACCAGAACTTTGGCAGCCAAGACCTCAACGAGGAGAACGACGACGGCATGGTGGACGCCGACGATGACCAGGTGGTGCTCAGCCCAGCAAAGAGTGCTGGGAAGATAGACGTACGTATGAAGGACACCAACATCTACACCACCCAGGACGAGGACTCCCACTTCTTCTTCCACCTGGTCATCCTGGCCTTCCTGGTGGCCATCGTATACATCACCTACCACAATAAGAGGAAG atCTTCCTCCTGGCRCAGAGTCGGCGCTGGAGGGACGGCCTGTGCTCTCGCAACAATGTGGAGTACCATCGGCTGGACCAGAATGTCAACGACGCCATGCCTTCCCTCAAGATGACTCAAYATTACATTTTCTGA